In one window of Opitutus sp. GAS368 DNA:
- a CDS encoding class I SAM-dependent methyltransferase gives MARTNRRAWSYLCVKRNYNSELKNTRTHKYAYDFDLEVMHHYMMRTFEPHLRQGNALELGSYQGLFTERLLARFKRVDCVEASAAAIAVAKKKVGRRAKFIHGTFEQVALERKYDAVFMTHVLEHVDDPVAVLRRVNDEWLADTGQLFLVCPNAHAASRQIAAKMAVVSHNAAVTESEGRHGHRVTYSFDTLERDAREAGLKIVVRSGIFFKALANFQLDAVIKNKIVSPGYLEGCYNLGMQYPDLCASIFLLCSKG, from the coding sequence ATGGCGAGGACGAACCGGCGAGCATGGTCTTATCTCTGCGTGAAAAGAAACTATAATTCCGAACTCAAGAATACGCGGACCCACAAATACGCGTATGATTTTGATCTCGAGGTCATGCATCATTACATGATGCGGACGTTTGAGCCGCACTTGCGCCAAGGGAACGCGCTCGAACTGGGCAGCTATCAAGGGCTGTTCACCGAACGCCTGCTGGCCCGCTTCAAAAGGGTGGACTGCGTGGAGGCTTCGGCCGCGGCCATTGCGGTGGCAAAGAAAAAAGTCGGGCGCCGGGCCAAATTCATCCATGGCACCTTCGAGCAGGTTGCCTTGGAGCGGAAATACGACGCAGTCTTCATGACGCACGTGCTTGAGCACGTGGATGACCCGGTGGCCGTTCTCCGGCGGGTGAATGACGAGTGGCTCGCCGATACCGGCCAGCTGTTTCTTGTCTGTCCCAATGCCCATGCGGCTTCCCGGCAGATCGCGGCAAAAATGGCTGTGGTATCCCACAATGCCGCCGTGACCGAATCGGAAGGCAGGCACGGGCACCGCGTGACCTATTCGTTTGATACTTTGGAACGCGATGCCAGGGAGGCCGGGCTTAAGATTGTGGTGCGTTCTGGGATCTTCTTCAAGGCGCTCGCCAACTTCCAGTTGGATGCTGTGATAAAGAACAAGATAGTGTCCCCGGGATATTTGGAGGGCTGCTATAACCTGGGCATGCAATATCCTGATCTTTGCGCTAGCATATTTCTTCTTTGCTCGAAGGGTTGA